ATCTCATGACACCAAGAAAAAGCCCCTCTGGTGAACACGGTGTCATTTCTCCAGATTCtttgagatgagaaaaaaatggcCAGGTAGCAGCATCTTCATCCCAGATCTCAGTTCCTCTAGAACCAAGAGCCAGCCATGGCGGAGCAGAGTGTCAGGAGCTGCTTGGAATGTATGCCTTGGTCTTCCTGCACTGCCTCCAAACAACCCACTTCAAGAACTTCCTCAAATATGGACATGAGGGAATAGAAGGTAATGGTGGTCAAGGATGAGCATGCTCCTCCACACAGCGACTTCTAGTAGCTATGCTGTGATCCTGTCTCTTAACACACCGGGCCAACCAAAAGGTTCCATCATGAGCACAGAATCAATTAGTAATGTCTGCATGGGACACTATGTTGAATTCTACTGTTAAACCCATGCTGCAATTGATTGGTGATGCCTATCATGGTCAGGGATATGCCCCATCTGTCATTTATAATGCTAAATCACTTTCCCCTGAAGCAAAAAGGGAGGTCCTCAGGACCTTAAAAATTACCTTTTGGATGATCATTCCCTATTTGGCCCTTTTTTTGAAGATGTTAATATTggttatagtaaaaaaaaattgcctaAAGTAGAAACACAGTACAGAATTAATTTCTCCTCCATGGAAATGACTAACTGTTTTCTTCCTTACTGGAGATTCAAAAGATGGTCTGTCTGTCACTGAAAGGGACCTTAGACCCATGAAGGATTCCATCCAggaaaagacaggcagatcttggcACAGTTCACTTCCCATGATCCTTTGATCCCAAAGTCCAAATGACCCATGGAGTCTGGGCCACTCATTTGGACACCTTGGTCTGCAGTGTGCTGGGCAGGTACAGGTACCTCCAGATGGCATAGTAGTGGGTACCAGCACCAAATGCCACAAAGAGGTGCCAGATGGCATGAGCAAAGGGAATTCTCCCATCACTCTTAAAGAACACCATGCCCAGGCAGTAGAAAGCCCCTCCTGTCATCAGCTCCCAGATGCCATCAGTGTTGGGCTGTTGGAAGAAAAGGATTGGAGACGAGTTAGAGGAAGAGCGAGCGGTCATTCCCCATCACCCAGACAAAAAGACATACAGGTGGAGAAGAAGCCCAGAGTCCCCTAGGAAGTCTCAACACGGAGCTATCAAATTTTCCCACCTTAATTTCCCAAGTCTGCAACTGGCTGAAGATGGCAACCTGGACCCTCAGAGACCCAGCAAATGTAGCAAGATTAGAAGTccagggtcagcctggtctacgcaAGGCTCCGCCTCAATAAACAGACCCCTAAATCTCAAAAGCTACTTTTATAATATAGCATATTTATGGGGAACTTAAGCAAAATATTGAGATCctgaaaaaagaaggaggagggggaggaagaggggctggggatatagcctGTTATTAAAACACTTGCCTGGACTGTGCaatgccctgggttcagtccccatcactgcacgtgcatgcacacacacgcgcgcacgcgcgcacacacacacacacacacacacacacacacacatacacacacgggcacacatgggcacacacacacgcatgcacatgcacataggcacacacacaagcacacaggagcacatgcacgcacacagacacacgcataaacacaggcacacacacatactcccacACATGGTCAgttagtgtgcacacacacacacactcccacacatggTCAgttagtgtgcacacacacacacacactctcacacatggtcagttagtgtgcacacacacacactcccacacatggTCAgttagtgtgcacacacacacactctcacacatggtcagttagtgtgcacacacacacactcccacacatggTCAgttagtgtgcacacacacacacactctcacacatggtcagttagtgtgcacacacacacactcccacacatggTCAggtagtgtacacacacacacatactcccacACATAGTCAgttagtgtgcacacacacacactctcacacatggtcagttagtgtgcacacacacacactcccacacatggTCAGTtagtgtgcacacgcacacacactctcacacatggtcagttagtgtgcacacacacacactcccacacatggTCAGTtagtgtgcacacgcacacacactctcacacatggtCAGTtagtgtgcacacgcacacacattctcacacatggTCAgttagtgtgcacacacacacacactcccacacatggTCAggtagtgtacacacacacacatactcccacACATAGTCAgttagtgtgcacacacacacacactcccacacatggTCAGgtagtgtgcacacacacacacacatccccacacaTGGTCAGGTAGTGTGCCCGTACCATGGGATGTTATTCGGCCTTGCAAAGATGGCTGTTCAGACACAAGGAACAGCGTGGAGGAGTTTCAAGGACACAGTGCTAAGTGAAATAATCCAGGCATGAAAGGATGGCTACCATAAAATGTGACTGTCCCAAAGTAGCCAAgtccacagagacagaaacaggaggctTGGATGGAGGAATAGGACCATCCTCCAAGCCAAACTGCTGCCATCCTCAGGAGTTTTGGCTGGGCCTGCTCAGCAAAGATCACAACAACTGGACTTGCTGAATGCTGACATTCCCTCTAGAAAGAGGGGTCAGGGAGGGATATGGTACCCTCACCTGAGTATCCAGCCATCCCTCCCAGCCAGTTATATGTGAGTCTACCGTAACTGCCCATGGTCTTGGAGTCTCTGAGAAGGGCTAGAGGATATAGGTACAGAATATGGGTGGAGACTCCATCTACACAGCCACGGGCGTCATTACATGTGTTGGATACAGACATTTAGTGTGGCTGCTTTAAAATCCCCCACACATCTGCCCATAAGCCATCACCCACAGCCCTGCAAGCAAGCCTTGCCTGGACTCTGGTGAATTCCAGaaagggtaggagagagagagagagaatgcacgcatgtgtgcatgccgTGTGTGTAGGTGCCCAAAGAAGCCAGCAGAGGCCGctagataccctggagctggagatccAGCTGTCTGTGGGCTGccttatgtgggtcctgggagtcaCACCCAGGCCCCTCACCTTACTGACACACAAGTTCTAATCCTTTTTAGGCCAGTCAGGTTCTACCATCCTGTCTTTCTATGACTCAAACAGCCATGACACAAAGTCTCTTGGAGACTTGGCAAGTGGCACCTGCCTGCAACTGCAGCACTGAgtaggcagagaaaggaggagctcaggggcagcctgggctacagaacgGGCCTCTGCCTTacacaaacaatacaaaacaaaacagagaagaggACTGGACATGAGAATGCTATTCAGCCTTGAAACGGGAAGAATAGTCTACATAAGGAATTTGatgttagcctgggctacatgagaccctcaaaaaaaaaaaaaaagagtatttcttAGAGATCTTAAAGACACTGCATGATGCTTCGTTTTAACTGCCGACTTGATTCAATCTAGAATTACCTGGGAAGAAGAGCACAGGGAAATATTTAGATCAAGTtgctctgtgggtgtgtctgtaggAGATTGTCTTAATTATTATCACTGATGTGTGATGACTTGTCCTAAAAATGGCCAGCACCGTTCTCTGGACTGACTCCTGCGCTGTGTAACAGCACAGACAGAAGCTGAGCTTCTAAGCaagcattcatttttctttgctcttgGGTGTGATTAACTCCTGCTAGTTCCTGCCTTGGCGGAACTATAGTTCCTATAGTCCTCGGTGATGAACTATAACCTGGAACTGTAATCTGAACAAAACCTTTCTTTCCTAATCTGCTTtatgaaaatgattttctttttagttatggGTATGCGTATGGGACAGGACACgtgtgcaccacttgtgtgcaatgcccatggaggccagaaggggagaCCAGATCGCCTGAATCTGGAGTTAaaggtgtttggtttttgtttgtttgttttttggtttgtttgttttttgttttttgttttttggtttgtttgtttttggtttttcgagacaggatttctctgtatagccttggctgacctggaactcactctgtagaccaggctggcctcaaactcagaaattcgcctgcctctgcctcccaagtgctgggattaaaggcgtgcgccaccaccgcctggcaccacaactgcttttaactgttgagctgtcttctcagttcagccTTCTGAGGtgttttttgtcacagcaacaaaaataaaactaaaacattttaGGTGGTGTTGTGAATCAgtccaaggcacacacacacacacacacacacacacacacacacacacacacgtattccCCAGTCCTCAAGTGTATTATAGCTGAATATGAGCCACATAATAGTCATAACACCCAGTGCTTCCTAGCAGGTATGACATGCCACACACCATGGTCAGTACGTTACTTGAACTGTCTGGTTGCCTTTATAGAACATGGAGACCTAATCTCAGCGTTAGGCACAAGGAACGCTCCATTTCCCCAGTGAGATCTCCATGTTTTCTGTCCCTCTGGGCAAGCACACAGACCCACTGGACCTGTTTCCCCTGCTGCCAGAGGAGAGGGCTTTATTAATAGTCTCAAGAGACAGGTCTTGCGAATGCATGTGTTCCCTCCAGAAGACCGGAGTCCTCATGATGGGCAAGTGAAACTTACCATGGAGAGGATGACCAGGGCTGGGAAGAAACCCATCACCACATAGCAAAGCAGCTCCACAAGCTTGTACCTGAGAAGACAAGTCATGTGACCTCAGGACAAGCTTCCAAGGAGGGTCAGAGCACACAACTTTCTGATGCCAAAGACTAGCACAGCAAGAAGAGGGGATCTTCTCAGTGTGGCACTCCTTGGCACATATTCTACCCAGCAGCAGCAATAGGCAATGGGGGTTGTGTGCCACCAATGTGTGACCTACGCAGACATTACTAATTAATCCCAGCACCATCTCCCACAGGACCCTAGCACATTATCCAGTAATACAGTCTAGGAAAGGCAGGTGACAGTGAACTAGATCAGTGGGTCACGTTACCtatgatgtcattttaaaaaaaaagtctggagaGGACAGTGTGTGAGATAAATGGTTCAATAGCTAAGAGTGCTTctagttgggttcccagcaccctcagtgggcagctcacagccactgataactccagctctaggggatctgacagcctcttctggcctccttgggcactgtactggctggttatgtgtcaacttgacacgagctggagttatcacagagaaaggagcttcatttgaggaaatgcctccatgagatccagctgtaggcattctctcaattagtgatcaagggtgggagggctcattgtgagaggtgccatccctgggctggtagtcttgggttctataagaaagcaagctgagcaagccagggaagcaagccagtaagtcaCATCCCTCCatcacctctgcatcagctcctgcttcctgacctgcttgagttccagtcctgacttcctatggtgatgaacagcaatgtggaagtgtaagctgaataaaccctttcctccccaacttgctacatggtcatgatgttttgagcaggaatagaaaccctgactcagacaGGCAcctacacacacgtgtgcatatacattcatacagatgcacataaatgaaatttaaaactttcatGTGTGCGTTTATGTGTGTCCGGATGCATATCTGTGTGAGGTGCCTGTGCATGAGtatagaagacagagaagagcctCTTGTGTCATTCCTCAGGGGCTGTCCaccttgagaaagggtctctcattgacctgGACATTGCCAAGCAGAGTAAGCTGGATGATTGCAAGCCCTGGGGAtcccctgtctctaccttctcagCAGTGGGATGATGGATATACCACTGTGCCCAACTTTTAAAGTGTGTTCTGGGGAGCAAAGTTAGGTTTGTGCTTGAATAACTGGAACTTCACCaacagagccatcttcccaacaCCCTCTTTTAGAAGACACTTAGGGCCCAGGGAGATGGCTTCACTGGCAAAGGGCTtcctgtacaagcatgaggaccagagttcaggtcgCTGCAGCCGCATAAAAGCCAGGCCATGATCACACACATCTGTACCCTTGTCTCTAGAAGAGAAGAGTCGGGATGCCTAGAGCTTGCTGGCCCACCAGGCTAgctaattggtgagctctgggttcaatgagagaacctgtctcaaaaaaacaaggagGAGTGGTTGAGGAGATCACTCAGCATTATACTCtggcccccccccacacacacacacatacacacacacacacacacacacacacacagagagagagagagagagagagagagagagacagagagacagagagacagagagacagagagagacagacagacagacagacagacagcagagagcTTCAGATCTGGATCTGGTCCTCTTGCCCATGGGGCCTGGTGTACACCCATAGGCTCCTCAAGGGTAGGATGCAAGCAAGGCTGGGTCCTCACTTGAGGCTCACCTGCTCTCAGGTGCTGAAGAACTAAGGGACATTTTGTCAATCTGAGACTCCCCAGGCCTCACTTACCGTTCATGGAAGAAAAAGACATAGACGGTACCGATGGAGGCCATGATCCAGACCAGCCAGCGCATGTGGGAGGCCCAGGGACCCAGCTCCCGAAGGTTCAGCctgggagaaaagaaagccaaaggCAGAGCCTGAGGGAACCATCATAGCCCAGCGCGACACGGCCAGACTGTCTCAGGAAGCTGACACCAGAGCAGCCCAGTCCTCAGTGGCTGCCTAGGAGGAACAAGGGCTCTCGCAGTGGCAGGGTAGAATGCTGCACAAACTGTATTGGCAAAGTtgcgatggtggcacacacccatcatcccagtactcaggaggctgaggcaggagaatcaccagTTTCAGGCCAGTGTGAGCTACACATGTGAGACGAGACCCAGACAGAAACTAACCTCACAGCTGGGAAGACAGTCAGTAAAGTGACAGTCACTTaagcatgaagacatgagttcaaatccccagactCCACATAATCTCCTgtgacagggaggcagatgcaggaggatccctggggctcactcaGCAATCAGTCTAGCTGAATAGTGAGGGGTAGGTAACCTGCTAGgtcatcttgtttgtttgtttgtttggttggttggttggttgaggcAGAGTCCCTCTAcctagctctggctagcctggaactcactatgtagtccaggctacttttcaaactcacagatctccacctgcttctgcttcccaagttctgggattaaggaTGTGAAGATGTAGGGAGACAGGTCCAGGATGGGTGGCACCATTTTTCTTCAAGTTCCTGCCGTTTCCCTGAACCAAGAGCTGGAATAAACACTTTCTCACTTAAGTTGCTTTCATCAGTGAATCTATCACAGCCCAGGGTGGAGGGCAAGACAGCAAGATTTTATTCTTTGCACACGAGATAAATTACATGTAAACTCAGGGCgtcttagaaaaaaaagacaattaaaacAGTGATGAAGAAGGGCCTTTAACTCTTTGCTGGAATGAATTCCTTGGATGAGAAAgcctttaacattttttaattatgtatcttGGGGGAGAGGGGTtgtcagtggaggccagaagagggtgctgtatTCCTTAGAACTGGAGGCTCAGGCGGTGGTGAGCTGTCCagcatggatgctgggagctgaacttgggtcctctgcaagagcaggtgctctcaactgctgaaagaaaagagggggagatgaagagagaggaggatgAAGGTGCTGATAGGATGATGGTGATAACAAGGAGGAATCAGACACTGAGGAGAAAGCCCTGTGCTCACTATGTAACCATCACCACAAAGGCGTTAAGTAGCTGAGTGAgcggcacacacctgtagtcccagccaCTTAGGAAGACTGAAGTCAGAGAATCTGCTCAACGAAGTTCATGACCCaccaaggctacacagcaagaccccatCTCAGAAAGTGAGAGGGAGAATGTTTACCTAGCACTTGCGAAAGGAAGCCCGAGTTATACCCACatcacagtaatttttttttaaaaaaaaaaaagtctctctctgctttctgtgtgaAAGAATCATGATCATTCAAATTCCCGATCCTGCCTCAGTGAACAAGGTGAAGAAGGACGGAGGATGATTCTGGACATCACACAtgaaatatgcatacacatatgtacatcacACATACGTACCCACAGacacaggtgcacatacacacaggcacacaaacacacatgtacacacacaaaggacAATAGGCAGAAGGTAAAACTAGAAATAGATACTTTGGGTTTTattaggtttttgagacaggagcccACCGTGTAGCcagggctggccttaaactctcgagctccctgcctcagcctcccaaagtcTGGGGTTGCAAGCACATGCCACACATTTGTCTAAATACACACTTGACTACGTACAATATATGTATGTCTTCCCCTTTCACAGAgagggggtgtagctcagtgatttTAGAGAACTGGTCGAGTCCCCAAACCACAGGGGGGAaaggataaaaatatattaaagatgaattttttaagtggggcctcactgtgtagtcccgctgacctcaaactgtcagagacccagctgcctctgcctcctaagtgctaggattaaaggcatgcaccaccacacccagaaatAAGTAAAGCTTTTAAAACATAAGTATAAGCCAGGCACCGTcatacacacttgtaatctcggCACTTTGAAAGTGGAGACAGGAAATCAGAAATCCAAGACCAGCCTCAGATACATATAATTCAAGGCTGAGACCCagccacacacacatggaaaaaagtaatgaaaaataacaaaaatcgcATGCATATCTGCAAATATGTGCAAGTGTGTCTATACATTTATGTAGCCATTGGCATCTATTTATATCTGcgaatatatgttaatatatgctaatatatgcacaaatatttgCATacacttgctctttttttttttttttttttacctataacAACTCTTGAAGGATATGCAAGGTGATAAGTAGGTCATTCTTGGCATATGAGTAAAGATGAGCATGTCTTCTTACCGACTCCCCTGGCTGTGTGGTCACCAATCACCCACCCAAATTCAAGCAGGAAAAAGGAAGGCAGCCAGTGGGGGGCGCTCGCACTCACCAAGGAGCATAGGAGGCTGCGATGAAGAAGTAAATCACCATCCTGTCGACCATGTGCAGGCAGTGCTCCACCATCCTAGGACAGGGAGAAAAGCTGGCAggtcacagcttctgtgtgccaGCAGGGAAGCCCAGCAGCATCCCCAGCACTGCCTAGGGACAGCCTTGCCTTCCCTAGGGGGAGgcacccaccccaccctccagccTCGATCTCTCGGCCTCTCCAGCAGAGCAACAGTTCTCCAGACTGCCTGCCATTCTGGTGGGTTATGGAGATACCTCGGGACTTCCATTAAGATGAATACTAGCACACTTCTGAGTACGTGTGTATAGAGTGTATGTCCGCGTGCCCTTCCTTCGGCTGGGCAGAGGGTACCTGAGATGGCTCTTCTTCCATGAGACTGTGTGGAAAATGGTGGACACCACAAAGAGGCCACAGAGGCCAAGGCCATAGATCCAGGCAGATATGGTCTCCCAGTCATCGTCAGACAGGAAGTAGAGGTTGGAGCTGCCAAGGATGCTGGGAATGATCCAGAACTAGATAAAGAGAACACAGATCAGGgccagtcttttaaaaatagatatcttTTATAAAGAttcggttttttttttaaattttgtgtatgtgtggggtgggggaggggctgaggcagccgaggccaaaagaggacattgGACCCCTAGAAGCTGGACTCTCAGATGGTTCTAAGACATCAGGCAAGGGTGCTGGGAAacacactcaggtcctctgtaagagcaatgtgtgttcttaactgctgaagcgTCTCTCCACCTCACGGACCAACTCTTTAGTGTGTAAGGAGCACAGCAGGCTCTTTGTGTGACTATGGCACTGGGTTATGCTTATGCATGTGGAAGCTGCTATATCTCAGCCATTGTTCactctgcttgtttgttttaaatatttttgttctgt
This portion of the Arvicanthis niloticus isolate mArvNil1 chromosome 24, mArvNil1.pat.X, whole genome shotgun sequence genome encodes:
- the Mmd2 gene encoding monocyte to macrophage differentiation factor 2 isoform X1; this encodes MFTLARLLDFQKTKYARFMNDRVPAHKRYQPTEYEHAANCATHAFWIIPSILGSSNLYFLSDDDWETISAWIYGLGLCGLFVVSTIFHTVSWKKSHLRMVEHCLHMVDRMVIYFFIAASYAPWLNLRELGPWASHMRWLVWIMASIGTVYVFFFHERYKLVELLCYVVMGFFPALVILSMPNTDGIWELMTGGAFYCLGMVFFKSDGRIPFAHAIWHLFVAFGAGTHYYAIWRYLYLPSTLQTKVSK
- the Mmd2 gene encoding monocyte to macrophage differentiation factor 2 isoform X2; its protein translation is MVEHCLHMVDRMVIYFFIAASYAPWLNLRELGPWASHMRWLVWIMASIGTVYVFFFHERYKLVELLCYVVMGFFPALVILSMPNTDGIWELMTGGAFYCLGMVFFKSDGRIPFAHAIWHLFVAFGAGTHYYAIWRYLYLPSTLQTKVSK